One genomic region from Jeotgalibacillus haloalkalitolerans encodes:
- a CDS encoding M15 family metallopeptidase, with product MKKLILFVLIAGIGGWLIYKELEHREELRSRPLPQGLHPTVKEKSDELVQMASEQDIQIIITDGFRSFEEQDDIYAQGRTREGNIVSYAQGGESYHNYGLAIDFALQTEDDVIWDLEYDGNGNGESDWMEVVDIAKELGFTWGGDFRGFKDYPHFEMRFGLSIRELKRGERPKEGPVVY from the coding sequence TTGAAAAAACTCATTTTATTCGTATTGATTGCAGGGATCGGCGGCTGGCTGATCTATAAAGAGCTGGAACATCGCGAGGAATTACGCAGCCGCCCTTTACCTCAGGGGCTACATCCCACTGTAAAAGAAAAAAGTGATGAATTAGTTCAAATGGCGTCTGAACAGGACATTCAAATCATTATTACAGATGGCTTCAGATCCTTTGAAGAACAGGATGACATATACGCACAGGGCAGAACCCGGGAAGGCAACATCGTCTCTTATGCACAAGGCGGCGAGTCTTATCATAACTACGGCCTCGCCATCGACTTTGCACTTCAGACTGAGGATGACGTGATCTGGGACCTGGAATATGACGGAAACGGAAATGGCGAATCTGACTGGATGGAAGTTGTAGACATCGCGAAAGAACTGGGCTTTACCTGGGGCGGCGACTTCAGAGGCTTCAAGGATTACCCCCACTTCGAAATGCGATTTGGTCTATCCATCCGCGAATTAAAGCGTGGCGAACGGCCGAAGGAAGGACCGGTTGTTTATTAA
- a CDS encoding HAD family hydrolase: MALILFDLDGTIIDSTDYLLQALHLAVEDMPHIQEPTKETLQAAYGLTGNDFWAKVVPDASPQEITIIRRRRSEFLDQLVKGKDLLFPGVKETLQQLKQDGHTLSTASNCGTHYLDMILDSQDIRQYFSEPLCLGTIYGEKKSEVLAVHFEKFGKSEAYLVGDRYSDIEAAKDHDIPVIYCTYGFGTAEEAARADYQIGSIDEVLAIVS; encoded by the coding sequence GTGGCACTGATATTATTTGATCTTGATGGCACGATCATCGATTCAACTGACTATTTACTTCAGGCATTACATCTGGCAGTAGAAGATATGCCGCATATTCAGGAGCCGACCAAAGAAACACTGCAGGCTGCATATGGACTCACCGGTAATGACTTCTGGGCAAAGGTTGTACCGGACGCTTCTCCCCAGGAAATCACAATTATCAGAAGGCGGAGAAGCGAATTTCTTGATCAGCTGGTGAAAGGAAAAGACCTTCTATTTCCCGGCGTGAAAGAAACACTTCAGCAGCTGAAGCAGGATGGTCATACATTGTCGACCGCTTCAAACTGCGGAACGCATTACCTTGATATGATTCTGGATTCGCAGGATATCAGACAATATTTCTCAGAGCCGTTATGCCTCGGCACAATTTATGGTGAAAAGAAAAGTGAAGTACTGGCTGTGCATTTTGAAAAATTTGGCAAGTCAGAAGCGTATCTGGTAGGAGATCGTTATTCTGATATAGAAGCTGCAAAGGATCACGATATTCCTGTGATTTACTGTACATATGGATTTGGCACAGCTGAAGAAGCTGCTCGGGCAGATTATCAGATCGGCAGCATTGATGAAGTTCTTGCGATTGTGAGTTGA
- a CDS encoding UDP-N-acetylmuramoyl-L-alanyl-D-glutamate--2,6-diaminopimelate ligase, with the protein MLIHLDELEFITAYYNDPVKQVSHIAYDSRQAIKDSVFICLQGENSDGHDYIEEAITNGATVVIGTDKEQIEEAALRHPHCSFATVADDREVLAQFAISFYGQPDRKIRTIGVTGTNGKTTVAAFVKSLLTQCGIRTGSIGTNGIYSSQEEIVYKKSTPTTPEASDLHAIFNELVKKQDEAVVMEVSSIAIDQKRVAGIQFDTAIHTNISTEHLEYHKTFAHYKEAKMKLFDQAHTAVVNIDDEMGRELTARFKGDLITYSLDRHSGADLIADNCHVSEEGTMFELIVGGQSYLVNSSVYGNYNVHNLLSAIGTALHHGLELDQVIPVLKNIENPKGRFQVIEEYGGRKIIIDYAHTPVALNSLLAEAKKLPHNKLIAMIAGIGIRDFNKMPKMAETAEGQADQIVVTVDHPGDHDPKKVVDQVMTGFKKPYDQSILTSLTRKEGVLKALSQSEEGDLILLTSGCINGAQIVKGEYIPHSDEDLIRDYFNRLEKTKRPGIEQCK; encoded by the coding sequence ATGCTTATTCATTTAGACGAATTAGAGTTTATTACCGCTTATTATAACGATCCGGTGAAGCAGGTAAGTCATATTGCATATGATTCCAGGCAGGCAATAAAGGATAGTGTATTTATCTGTCTGCAGGGAGAAAACTCAGATGGTCACGATTATATAGAAGAAGCCATTACAAATGGTGCCACCGTTGTGATAGGAACGGACAAAGAGCAGATTGAAGAGGCTGCTTTACGACATCCGCACTGCTCGTTTGCAACAGTCGCAGATGACCGTGAAGTACTCGCTCAGTTTGCTATTTCCTTTTACGGGCAGCCTGACCGCAAAATCAGGACGATTGGTGTCACCGGTACAAATGGAAAAACAACGGTTGCTGCGTTTGTTAAATCATTGCTGACACAATGCGGAATCAGGACCGGTTCGATTGGTACAAACGGTATCTATTCTTCGCAGGAAGAAATTGTATACAAAAAAAGTACGCCAACGACGCCAGAAGCTTCAGATCTGCATGCCATTTTCAATGAGCTTGTTAAAAAGCAGGATGAAGCAGTCGTCATGGAGGTCTCCTCCATTGCCATTGATCAGAAAAGAGTAGCAGGAATCCAGTTTGATACAGCAATCCACACAAATATTTCAACTGAACATCTCGAATACCATAAAACATTTGCCCATTACAAAGAGGCGAAAATGAAGCTGTTTGATCAGGCGCATACAGCGGTTGTGAATATTGATGATGAAATGGGAAGAGAGCTGACAGCACGCTTCAAAGGCGATCTGATCACTTATAGCCTCGACCGCCATTCAGGAGCCGATCTGATTGCCGATAATTGTCATGTGTCTGAAGAAGGCACGATGTTTGAGCTGATTGTAGGCGGACAGTCTTATCTCGTTAATTCCTCTGTCTACGGCAACTACAACGTGCATAATCTGTTAAGCGCGATCGGCACAGCACTTCATCACGGCCTTGAATTGGATCAGGTAATTCCGGTATTGAAAAATATTGAGAATCCAAAAGGACGCTTTCAGGTAATTGAAGAGTATGGAGGAAGAAAAATTATTATTGACTATGCACATACGCCTGTTGCTTTAAACAGCCTGCTTGCCGAAGCTAAAAAGCTGCCGCACAATAAGCTGATCGCAATGATTGCGGGGATCGGCATTCGTGACTTTAATAAAATGCCGAAAATGGCAGAGACCGCAGAAGGACAGGCTGACCAAATTGTTGTAACGGTAGATCACCCGGGAGATCATGATCCGAAAAAAGTAGTAGATCAGGTCATGACCGGTTTTAAAAAGCCGTATGATCAGTCGATTTTAACTTCACTGACCAGAAAAGAAGGGGTCTTAAAAGCACTTTCCCAGTCTGAAGAAGGGGATTTGATTCTGCTGACAAGCGGCTGTATTAACGGCGCTCAAATCGTAAAGGGTGAATATATTCCTCACTCAGATGAAGACCTCATCAGAGATTACTTCAACCGGCTGGAAAAAACAAAAAGGCCCGGAATCGAGCAATGTAAATAA
- a CDS encoding VOC family protein: MNHPIQPKIGATFIPVKDVETARDWYCGLLNIEPTEEIVNGHLYVLRLQDGHNLVLDQKIYKKHRKHRAPLFHFNTTDIQESYAYVQDFEADNIGEVEFGEFFTFEDPDGNVLMVCECDNG; the protein is encoded by the coding sequence ATGAATCATCCAATTCAGCCTAAGATTGGCGCTACATTTATCCCGGTAAAAGACGTTGAAACAGCGAGAGACTGGTATTGCGGACTGCTAAACATTGAACCAACAGAAGAAATTGTAAATGGTCACCTGTATGTACTGAGGCTGCAGGATGGTCACAATCTTGTGCTGGATCAGAAGATATACAAAAAGCACCGGAAGCACCGTGCACCATTATTTCACTTTAATACTACTGACATTCAGGAGAGTTATGCGTATGTCCAGGACTTCGAAGCAGATAATATAGGTGAAGTTGAATTTGGGGAGTTTTTCACGTTTGAAGATCCTGATGGAAATGTACTGATGGTATGCGAGTGTGATAATGGATAA
- a CDS encoding GNAT family N-acetyltransferase, producing the protein MTVIRKASEADIPAMNDIYNQAVLETVATFDLNPHTIEQRTDWFSRYQGRYPLFAAEIDGEVAGYGSLSPFRDKEAYKDTVELSIYLSPRFQGNGLGKKMMNVLIEDAKARGFHTIISGITGGNEVSVRLHERFGFEFVGNFKEVGFKFGELQDVHFYQLILK; encoded by the coding sequence ATGACAGTCATCAGAAAAGCAAGTGAAGCCGATATTCCGGCGATGAACGATATTTATAACCAGGCGGTACTGGAAACCGTCGCGACATTTGATTTAAATCCACATACGATTGAACAGCGGACAGACTGGTTCAGCCGTTATCAGGGCCGCTACCCACTTTTTGCAGCAGAGATTGATGGAGAGGTTGCCGGCTATGGAAGTCTGAGCCCGTTTCGCGATAAAGAAGCCTATAAAGATACAGTTGAACTTTCCATCTATTTATCTCCCCGCTTTCAGGGCAATGGGTTAGGTAAAAAAATGATGAATGTGTTAATTGAGGATGCAAAAGCACGCGGTTTTCATACGATCATCAGCGGGATCACAGGGGGAAATGAAGTCAGTGTCCGTCTGCACGAACGATTCGGGTTTGAATTTGTAGGGAATTTTAAAGAGGTTGGCTTTAAGTTCGGTGAGTTGCAGGATGTGCATTTTTATCAGTTGATTTTAAAATGA
- the asnB gene encoding asparagine synthase (glutamine-hydrolyzing), whose protein sequence is MCGITGWISWKRPLTSEWQTIEKMVSTLDKRGPDAFGIKAMHHALFGHTRLTVIDPAGGAQPMNIRTDSGEYTLVYNGELYNTDEIRDELKKKGHLFISRSDTEVVLRSYIEWREECPERFNGIFAFAVWDHKREECFGARDRLGVKPFFYAEKEGELIFGSELKAILAHPDQQARITREGLQELLSMGPSRKPGSGVFKGIDELRPAHAFKYTRSGLKKWRYWNVKSANHPHTEQETAVYLRELFEDTVSRQLVSDKPICTFLSGGVDSSAISAAAAMRLNEKLHTCSIGYEENDLHYQPDLFKPSDDGPWIQKMSSHLSSIHHDHIISQAELASRLKDAVRARDLPGMADIDSSLLWFCEHIKKDFTVALSGECADEIFGGYPWFQQEKLLTQEGFPWITSVKEREAFMLPEWHKKLELNQYLLEQSRAIRAETPQQDGEPPLTQKRREMAYLNMVSFMTTLLDRKDRMSMAAGLEVRVPFADHRIVEYAWNIPWRTKQLGGKEKGILRKALEGLLPDEVLYRKKSPYPKTYHPAYTEAVKQMLGSRIEESSSVLPELFERGKLEELIRTDGASFKVPWFGQLMKGPQLIAYLVQLDDWFEMYGVKLDL, encoded by the coding sequence ATGTGTGGAATTACTGGCTGGATCAGCTGGAAGCGTCCGCTGACAAGTGAATGGCAAACAATCGAAAAAATGGTCAGTACCCTTGATAAAAGGGGACCTGATGCTTTCGGTATTAAAGCAATGCATCACGCATTGTTTGGGCATACCCGCCTGACGGTAATAGATCCTGCAGGCGGCGCACAGCCAATGAATATCAGAACGGATTCGGGAGAGTATACGTTAGTTTACAATGGTGAGCTATACAATACAGATGAAATCAGAGATGAATTAAAAAAGAAGGGACATTTATTTATTTCAAGATCTGATACAGAGGTTGTGCTCCGTTCGTATATTGAATGGAGAGAGGAATGTCCGGAACGATTTAATGGAATATTTGCATTTGCGGTTTGGGATCACAAGCGTGAAGAGTGCTTTGGTGCACGTGACAGACTTGGGGTGAAGCCGTTTTTTTATGCAGAAAAAGAAGGAGAGCTGATTTTTGGCTCAGAGCTGAAGGCAATTCTGGCGCATCCTGATCAGCAGGCGCGTATCACGCGTGAGGGGCTGCAGGAATTATTAAGTATGGGGCCATCGCGCAAGCCGGGCAGTGGTGTCTTTAAAGGAATCGATGAGCTCAGACCTGCGCATGCCTTCAAATACACCAGATCCGGCTTGAAAAAGTGGCGGTACTGGAATGTGAAAAGCGCGAATCATCCGCACACTGAGCAGGAGACAGCCGTGTATCTGCGGGAGCTTTTTGAAGATACCGTCAGCAGGCAGCTGGTCTCGGATAAGCCGATCTGTACATTTTTATCAGGTGGTGTGGACTCAAGTGCGATCAGTGCTGCCGCGGCGATGCGTCTGAATGAAAAGCTTCATACGTGTTCAATTGGATATGAAGAAAATGACCTGCATTACCAGCCTGACCTTTTTAAGCCGAGTGACGATGGCCCGTGGATTCAGAAAATGTCCTCACACCTTTCTTCTATTCATCATGATCACATCATCTCTCAGGCTGAGCTTGCGTCCCGGCTGAAGGATGCAGTACGTGCCCGTGATCTTCCGGGAATGGCCGACATCGATTCATCATTATTATGGTTTTGTGAGCATATCAAAAAGGATTTCACCGTTGCGCTGAGCGGGGAATGTGCAGACGAGATCTTTGGCGGATATCCGTGGTTTCAGCAGGAGAAGCTTCTCACACAGGAGGGTTTCCCGTGGATTACTTCCGTCAAAGAAAGAGAGGCATTCATGCTGCCTGAATGGCACAAAAAGCTTGAGCTGAATCAATATCTTCTTGAGCAGAGCCGGGCAATCCGGGCGGAAACGCCTCAGCAGGATGGAGAACCGCCGTTGACACAAAAGCGCAGGGAAATGGCTTATCTGAATATGGTCAGCTTTATGACCACCCTTTTAGACCGCAAAGACCGCATGAGCATGGCAGCAGGCCTTGAAGTGCGCGTCCCATTTGCAGATCACAGAATCGTTGAATATGCGTGGAACATTCCATGGAGAACGAAGCAGCTTGGCGGCAAGGAAAAAGGCATTTTGCGAAAAGCGCTTGAGGGATTATTGCCTGATGAGGTGCTGTACCGCAAAAAAAGCCCTTATCCAAAAACGTACCATCCCGCTTATACAGAAGCCGTTAAGCAAATGCTGGGGAGCAGGATTGAAGAAAGCAGCTCTGTTCTGCCTGAACTGTTCGAGCGCGGGAAACTTGAGGAGCTGATCCGGACAGACGGCGCTTCATTCAAAGTCCCATGGTTCGGACAGCTGATGAAAGGACCACAGCTGATTGCGTATCTGGTACAGCTTGATGACTGGTTTGAGATGTATGGTGTCAAACTGGATTTATAA
- a CDS encoding GNAT family N-acetyltransferase has product MVYLKRIDKDNWLKAISLKVREDQQNFVASNAVSLAQLNFLPGFHAQGIYADDKMVGFTLYGIDEDDGEYWMYRMMIDEKHQGKGYGKAAIECVIEDIRQHKEDRHTTLTLSYEPENTFAGALYQSMGFKEQEGLFIEGEQVARYTF; this is encoded by the coding sequence ATGGTCTATCTAAAAAGAATCGATAAAGACAACTGGCTTAAGGCAATCAGTCTCAAAGTAAGAGAGGATCAGCAAAACTTTGTTGCCTCAAATGCGGTTTCACTTGCACAGCTGAATTTTCTTCCCGGTTTTCATGCACAGGGGATCTATGCGGATGATAAAATGGTCGGATTCACATTGTACGGAATTGATGAAGATGACGGGGAATACTGGATGTACAGAATGATGATTGATGAAAAGCATCAGGGGAAAGGGTATGGAAAAGCGGCAATTGAATGTGTAATTGAAGATATCAGACAGCATAAAGAAGACCGTCATACAACGCTTACGCTGTCTTATGAGCCTGAAAATACATTTGCAGGAGCGCTGTACCAGAGTATGGGGTTTAAAGAGCAGGAGGGCTTATTCATTGAAGGGGAGCAGGTCGCGCGCTATACGTTCTAA